The Zingiber officinale cultivar Zhangliang chromosome 9A, Zo_v1.1, whole genome shotgun sequence genome window below encodes:
- the LOC122021719 gene encoding annexin D7-like, translating to MATIKVPPIVPSPAEDCEQLRKAFQGWGTNELLIIAILAHRTAAQRRAIRTAYAQTYGEELLKSLDDEISGDFERAVVLWTMDPEERDAQLANEAVRKWSQSNLLVLLEIGCTRRSEDLYQVRRAYHERYKLSLEEDVAAHTSGDFRKLLVPLVSAYRYEGLEVDQKLAKSEAKLLHEKITEKAYGNDELIRIITTRSKAQLTATFNQYHNEFRKPINKNLKSDHQNEFLAALRAVIRCITCPEKYFAKVIRNAIDGLGTDENALTRVITTRADVDLKVIEEAYYKRTSVRLGHAIKGDTSGDYKDILIALLGHDDV from the exons ATGGCGACCATCAAGGTTCCGCCGATTGTCCCTTCCCCCGCTGAGGACTGCGAGCAGCTTCGCAAGGCCTTCCAAG GTTGGGGCACGAATGAGCTACTGATCATAGCTATCTTGGCGCACCGTACGGCCGCCCAGCGCCGAGCCATCCGAACCGCCTACGCGCAGACCTACGGCGAGGAACTCCTCAAGTCCCTCGATGACGAGATCTCCGGAGATTTCGAG AGAGCGGTGGTGCTGTGGACCATGGATCCGGAGGAGCGCGATGCGCAACTGGCCAACGAGGCAGTGCGTAAATGGAGCCAAAGCAACTTATTAGTGTTACTCGAGATCGGGTGTACTAGGCGCTCCGAGGATCTGTACCAAGTGAGGCGAGCGTACCATGAGCGCTATAAGCTATCGCTTGAGGAGGATGTGGCCGCGCACACCTCAGGAGATTTCCGTAAG CTGTTGGTGCCACTTGTGAGTGCATACCGCTACGAGGGGTTAGAGGTGGACCAGAAGCTAGCAAAGTCGGAGGCCAAGTTGCTTCATGAAAAGATCACGGAGAAGGCTTACGGCAATGATGAGCTCATTAGAATTATCACCACTCGGAGCAAAGCTCAATTGACTGCAACATTCAATCAGTACCATAATGAGTTTAGGAAACCCATCAACAAG AACTTAAAATCTGATCACCAAAATGAATTCCTCGCCGCACTCAGAGCAGTCATCCGTTGCATAACTTGCCCAGAGAAGTATTTCGCAAAGGTAATACGGAATGCAATCGACGGGTTGGGTACAGATGAGAATGCCCTCACTCGAGTAATCACCACGCGCGCCGATGTTGATCTGAAGGTGATCGAAGAGGCCTACTACAAGCGTACTAGTGTGCGGCTGGGCCATGCAATCAAAGGCGACACATCGGGAGATTATAAGGATATCCTCATTGCCTTGCTAGGACATGATGATGTTTGA
- the LOC122020479 gene encoding uncharacterized protein LOC122020479, which translates to MDKIQPDCPYPGCFFCVMKETNPSKRRLSILKFFRELPSQDDDGQVLPISGLWNSAMAHPNDPEFINLGIFECMAALIWKGLKNRRWLSDDQNIYIPYYAAHIIGSYTMNMEEFTERAVHAMVIPPLVELLSGRLTWVEQRVAVRALGHLATYPSTFPAVANHHEVLELAIQLALSSLEIVYSHFYQFVDQRISYHCDLLTRGMGGVEMESRKAEEWASQLQCWSLQLINCFAFKPEFLFDICKPEFLAKLPGMWGGLVNENSPAGIGLLRTICQHKLGRGPVANCPGIVKALCNIARSSDDWQYMAIDCLLWLLQDQNTSNKVIDKAAPALTDLAELSVLGDHKRLGDTIVNILQECLQAQGTSHSYISPRTQELIDELLSSRQRLKWEKTMPKEDLQIKQAAALVVKLEGNSLFSSGDISGAASKYSEAVALCPMKSKKERVVLYSNRAQCHLLLQQPLAAISDATRALCLHNPPNRHAKSLWRRAQAYDMLGLAKESLLDAILFIDECSECKNPDLSMRHNKVPDYAERLVKKQMREAWLFREAAMKHGGIDTDGVNEDVLEQDAEDSEWDTVSDSDVQNDGREAVDDDEEED; encoded by the exons ATGGATAAGATCCAACCAGATTGCCCTTATCCAGGTTGCTTCTTCTGTGTCATGAAGGAAACCAATCCCAGCAAGCGCAGGTTGAGTATCCTAAAATTCTTCAGAGAACTTCCTTCCCAGGACGATGATGGCCAAGTTCTTCCTATTAGTGGTCTGTGGAACAGTGCAATGGCTCATCCAAATGATCCAGAGTTCATCAACTTAGGAATCTTTGAATGCATGGCAGCATTGATCTGGAAAGGCTTAAAGAATAGGCGTTGGCTTTCAGATGACCAGAACATCTATATCCCATACTATGCTGCTCATATAATTGGGTCCTACACAATGAATATGGAAGAATTCACTGAGAGAGCAGTTCATGCGATGGTTATTCCTCCCTTGGTCGAGCTTCTAAGTGGTAGATTGACTTGGGTCGAGCAAAGAGTAGCAGTAAGAGCACTGGGGCACTTGGCAACTTATCCTAGTACTTTTCCTGCAGTTGCGAATCACCATGAAGTCCTGGAGCTTGCCATTCAGCTCGCATTAAGTTCTCTAGAGATTGTCTATTCACATTTTTACCAGTTTGTGGATCAGAGGATAAGCTATCATTGTGATTTGCTTACGCGTGGTATGGGAGGTGTCGAAATGGAGTCCAGGAAGGCAGAGGAATGGGCTAGCCAGTTACAATGCTGGTCTCTTCAGCTTATTAACTGCTTTGCTTTTAAGCCAGAGTTTCTTTTTGACATATGCAAGCCAGAGTTTTTGGCTAAATTGCCAGGCATGTGGGGAGGACTGGTTAACGAGAATTCACCTGCAGGTATTGGTTTGCTGCGGACAATTTGTCAACACAAGCTTGGCAGGGGTCCTGTTGCCAACTGTCCTGGTATTGTTAAAGCACTGTGTAACATTGCTCGGTCGTCCGATGACTGGCAGTATATGGCTATTGACTGTCTTCTTTGGTTACTGCAAGATCAGAATACTTCAAACAAG GTGATAGATAAAGCAGCTCCAGCACTCACAGATTTAGCAGAACTTAGTGTTCTCGGGGACCATAAACGATTAGGAGACACCATTGTTAACATCCTCCAAGAATGTTTGCAAGCACAAGGGACATCTCATAGCTACATCAGTCCTCGTACGCAAGAACTAATTGATGAGCTTTTGAGCTCGAGGCAGAGACTAAAGTGGGAAAAGACCATGCCGAAGGAGGATCTTCAAATCAAACAAGCTGCCGCATTAGTTGTTAAACTTGAAGGGAATTCTTTATTCTCCTCAGGAGACATATCAGGGGCTGCCTCAAAGTACTCAGAAGCAGTCGCATTGTGCCCCATGAAGTCGAAGAAGGAGAGAGTTGTACTGTACAGCAACCGAGCTCAGTGTCATCTTCTCCTGCAGCAACCACTGGCTGCTATTAGTGATGCTACACGAGCTTTATGTCTGCACAATCCTCCTAATCGGCATGCGAAAAGCCTCTGGAGGAGAGCACAAGCTTATGATATGCTTGGGTTAGCAAAAGAGAGCTTGTTGGATGCCATTCTTTTCATCGATGAGTGCTCGGAATGCAAGAATCCTGATCTTTCGATGAGGCACAATAAGGTACCTGACTATGCCGAACGGTTGGTGAAGAAACAGATGCGTGAAGCATGGCTGTTTAGGGAGGCAGCCATGAAGCATGGTGGTATCGACACTGACGGTGTAAATGAAGATGTCTTGGAGCAAGATGCTGAAGACTCAGAGTGGGATACTGTGAGTGACAGTGATGTACAAAATGATGGAAGGGAAGCAGTTGATGACGATGAAGAAGAAGATTAG